In one Mycobacterium heckeshornense genomic region, the following are encoded:
- a CDS encoding Ppx/GppA phosphatase family protein, whose protein sequence is MRLGVLDVGSNTVHLLVVDARRGGHPTPMSSTKATLRLAEALDNSGKITRKGADKLIATIDEFAKIAVSSGCAELMAFATSAVRDAKNSDDVLARVRAETGVELQVLRGVDESRLTFLAVRRWYGWSAGRIVNLDIGGGSLELSSGVDEEPDVALSLPLGAGRLTREWLPDDPPGRRRVAMLRDWLDTELAEPSAIVLKAGSPDLAVATSKTFRSLARLTGAAPSAAGPRVKRTLTANGLRQLIAFISRMTTADRAELEGVSAERAPQIVAGALVAEASMRALSIETVDICPWALREGLILRKLDSEADGTALVETSVGDAGSQQVDRAVVDRSRGDTR, encoded by the coding sequence GTGCGGTTGGGCGTGCTGGACGTGGGCAGCAACACGGTTCATCTGTTGGTGGTGGATGCTCGCCGCGGCGGGCACCCGACGCCGATGAGTTCGACCAAGGCCACGCTGCGCCTGGCCGAGGCCCTCGACAACTCCGGCAAGATCACCCGCAAGGGCGCCGACAAACTGATCGCGACCATCGACGAATTCGCCAAGATCGCGGTCAGCTCGGGCTGCGCCGAGCTGATGGCCTTTGCCACCTCCGCGGTCCGCGACGCCAAGAACTCTGACGACGTGCTGGCCCGGGTGCGTGCCGAAACCGGAGTCGAGCTGCAAGTGCTGCGCGGTGTCGACGAATCGCGGTTGACCTTCCTGGCGGTGCGTCGCTGGTACGGCTGGAGCGCGGGGCGGATCGTGAACCTCGACATCGGCGGCGGCTCATTGGAGTTGTCCAGCGGCGTCGACGAGGAACCCGACGTGGCGCTGTCGCTGCCGCTGGGCGCCGGGCGGCTGACCCGCGAGTGGCTGCCCGACGACCCGCCGGGCCGGCGGAGGGTGGCCATGCTACGTGATTGGCTCGACACCGAGCTGGCCGAACCCAGCGCGATCGTACTGAAAGCCGGCAGCCCCGACCTGGCCGTGGCGACGTCGAAGACGTTTCGCTCGCTGGCCCGTCTCACCGGCGCCGCGCCGTCAGCGGCCGGGCCCCGGGTCAAACGGACGCTGACAGCCAACGGCCTCAGACAACTCATAGCTTTCATCTCTAGGATGACGACCGCTGACCGTGCAGAACTGGAAGGAGTGAGTGCCGAACGGGCGCCGCAGATCGTTGCGGGAGCCTTGGTGGCGGAGGCGAGTATGCGTGCGCTGTCGATAGAAACGGTGGACATCTGCCCGTGGGCCCTGCGCGAAGGTCTCATCTTGCGCAAACTTGACAGCGAAGCTGACGGAACCGCCCTAGTGGAGACTTCCGTGGGGGATGCTGGTAGCCAGCAAGTTGATCGGGCCGTGGTTGACCGATCGAGAGGCGACACACGATGA
- a CDS encoding thioesterase family protein, with translation MSLFTAAMQLREVAATSADGRVFEGELNEHWTIGPKVHGGAMLALCANAARTVHGGSAQPVAVSGSFLWAPDPGPMRLATSIRKRGRRISVVDVELTQGERTAVHAVVTLGEPEHPAPPLLSANPVLDLMAPEPPPGIAPIGPGHPLAGLVHLAEGCDVRPDVSTLQPTDGRPPVIQLWVRPRGMPPDVLFALMCGDVSAPVSFAVGRTGWAPTVQLTAYLRGLPADGWLRVICTCMQIGQDWFDEDHLVVDSQGRIVVQTRQLAMVPPAR, from the coding sequence ATGAGCTTGTTCACCGCCGCGATGCAATTGCGTGAAGTCGCTGCCACGTCAGCAGATGGCCGGGTATTCGAGGGGGAGCTCAACGAGCATTGGACCATCGGCCCGAAGGTGCACGGTGGCGCCATGCTGGCGTTGTGCGCCAACGCGGCTCGCACGGTTCACGGCGGATCCGCCCAGCCCGTGGCGGTGTCGGGCAGCTTCTTGTGGGCGCCCGATCCCGGGCCGATGCGGCTGGCCACGTCGATCCGCAAGCGCGGCCGTCGGATCAGCGTGGTCGACGTCGAACTCACCCAGGGCGAACGCACCGCCGTGCACGCCGTCGTCACCCTCGGCGAGCCCGAGCACCCGGCGCCGCCGTTGCTGTCGGCGAATCCGGTCCTGGACCTGATGGCGCCCGAGCCACCGCCCGGCATCGCGCCGATCGGGCCCGGCCACCCGCTGGCCGGGCTGGTGCATTTGGCCGAGGGCTGTGATGTGCGCCCGGATGTGTCGACGCTGCAGCCCACCGACGGGCGCCCGCCGGTGATCCAGCTGTGGGTGCGCCCGCGCGGGATGCCACCCGACGTGCTGTTCGCGCTGATGTGCGGGGACGTCTCGGCTCCGGTGAGCTTCGCCGTGGGCCGTACCGGCTGGGCGCCGACGGTGCAGCTCACCGCCTACCTGCGTGGGCTACCGGCCGACGGATGGCTGCGGGTGATCTGCACCTGTATGCAAATCGGGCAGGACTGGTTCGACGAGGACCACCTCGTCGTCGACAGCCAAGGCCGCATCGTGGTGCAGACCCGCCAGCTGGCGATGGTGCCTCCCGCCAGGTAG
- the proC gene encoding pyrroline-5-carboxylate reductase — protein MARIAIIGGGSIGEALLSGLLRAGRQVKDLVVAERLADRARYLAESYAVRVTTVTDAVQSATFVIVAVKPADVESVIGEIAQAAAEAESDSAEQVFVTVAAGVTTGYFESRLPAGTPVVRAMPNAPSLVGAGVSALAKGRFATPEQLEEVSALFGSVGGVLTVPEAQLDAVTAVSGSGPAYFFLMVEALVDAGVGAGLSRAVATELAAQTMAGSAAMLLERIEQERRVAGDAPSDFRADTAAAQLRAMVTSPGGTTAAALRELERGGLRAAVDSAVWAAKTRAEQLRITSE, from the coding sequence GTGGCCAGGATCGCGATCATCGGCGGCGGCAGTATCGGCGAAGCGTTGCTGTCGGGGCTGCTGCGGGCCGGACGGCAGGTCAAAGACCTGGTCGTGGCCGAACGGTTGGCCGACCGGGCCCGATACCTGGCCGAGAGCTACGCGGTGCGGGTGACTACGGTGACCGACGCGGTGCAAAGCGCGACATTCGTGATCGTCGCGGTCAAGCCCGCTGACGTCGAATCGGTGATCGGGGAAATCGCCCAGGCCGCCGCCGAAGCCGAAAGTGATTCCGCTGAACAGGTTTTCGTGACGGTGGCGGCGGGCGTCACCACAGGTTACTTCGAATCGCGGTTGCCGGCGGGCACACCCGTCGTCCGGGCGATGCCCAACGCGCCCTCGCTGGTCGGCGCCGGGGTGAGCGCGCTGGCCAAGGGCCGCTTCGCCACGCCCGAACAGCTCGAGGAAGTTTCCGCGCTGTTCGGTTCGGTCGGTGGTGTGCTCACCGTGCCCGAAGCCCAGCTGGACGCGGTGACCGCGGTGTCCGGTTCGGGACCGGCTTACTTTTTCCTGATGGTCGAAGCGTTGGTGGACGCCGGCGTCGGGGCCGGCTTGAGTCGGGCGGTGGCCACCGAGCTGGCGGCGCAGACCATGGCCGGGTCGGCGGCGATGCTGCTGGAGCGCATAGAGCAGGAACGGCGCGTTGCTGGCGATGCGCCGAGCGACTTTCGAGCCGACACCGCGGCGGCGCAGCTGCGCGCGATGGTCACCTCGCCGGGCGGTACCACCGCGGCGGCGCTGCGCGAACTGGAACGCGGCGGTTTGCGGGCGGCAGTCGACAGCGCGGTGTGGGCCGCAAAAACCCGTGCCGAACAGCTAAGAATCACATCAGAGTAA
- a CDS encoding membrane protein: MTGTHEGHSTRPISVAELLAKNGTIGAPPPAGRRHRRRNNSEAVTVAELTGEIPVVRDDEDHRDDTEHVEPTTGALRTATADRVPAQHDDEPSQYWSKPQPRWPESPPVSSRDSGPARSFYPRPVRRVAPSDGDHDGTDPQSGAERMSPDPPEDYAEIPVDVMDTEVREAEPVQEDSAYVRSYLRGTGRQLGGKAAGGHTGSHLAELPDAEELDEHDADIPADVDDQDEDAYAWTNKTEALLHGGLVVFQSILAVAFGAGLFIAFDQLWRWNNIVALVLSVLVILGLVAGVRVVRRTEDIGSTLTAVAVGALVTLGPLALLQSG, encoded by the coding sequence ATGACTGGAACACATGAGGGCCACAGCACTCGGCCGATCTCGGTGGCCGAATTGCTGGCCAAAAACGGCACCATCGGCGCCCCGCCACCCGCCGGCCGTCGTCATCGTCGGCGGAACAACAGCGAGGCGGTGACCGTCGCCGAACTGACCGGCGAGATCCCCGTCGTCCGCGACGACGAAGACCACCGCGACGATACCGAGCACGTCGAGCCCACCACGGGCGCCCTGCGCACCGCCACAGCCGACCGGGTTCCGGCTCAGCACGACGACGAACCCTCCCAGTACTGGTCAAAACCGCAGCCGCGCTGGCCCGAATCCCCACCGGTGTCGTCCCGCGACTCCGGACCGGCTCGCAGCTTCTATCCGCGGCCAGTTCGCCGCGTCGCGCCCAGCGACGGCGACCACGATGGGACAGATCCGCAATCCGGCGCCGAGCGGATGAGCCCGGACCCGCCGGAAGACTATGCCGAGATACCGGTGGACGTGATGGACACCGAGGTACGCGAAGCCGAGCCGGTCCAGGAGGACTCCGCGTATGTGCGGTCCTACCTGCGCGGGACGGGCCGGCAGCTCGGCGGCAAAGCCGCGGGTGGACACACCGGGTCGCATCTGGCTGAATTACCCGACGCCGAGGAGCTCGACGAGCACGACGCCGACATCCCCGCCGATGTCGACGACCAGGACGAGGACGCGTATGCCTGGACGAACAAGACCGAGGCATTGCTGCACGGCGGGTTGGTGGTTTTCCAATCGATTCTCGCGGTGGCATTCGGCGCCGGGTTGTTCATCGCGTTCGACCAGCTATGGCGGTGGAACAACATTGTCGCGCTGGTGCTGTCGGTGCTGGTCATTCTCGGCCTGGTCGCCGGGGTGAGGGTGGTCCGCCGCACCGAGGACATCGGCAGCACCCTCACCGCGGTTGCGGTCGGGGCATTGGTCACGCTGGGGCCGTTGGCACTGTTGCAGTCGGGCTAA
- a CDS encoding sugar phosphate isomerase/epimerase family protein yields MRPAIKVGLSTASVYPLRTEAAFEYAAQLGYDGVELMVWGESVSQDIDAVEKLAHRYRVPVLSVHAPCLLISQRVWGANPIPKLERSVRAAEQLGAQTVVVHPPFRWQRRYAEGFREQIAELEASSEVMVAVENMFPFRADRFFRAEQSLQRMRKRGGGPGPAISAFAPSYDPLDGNHAHYTLDLSHTATAHTDALDMARRMGSGLVHLHLCDGNGLPVDEHLVPGRGSQPTVEVCQMLAGGDFAGHVILEVSTSSARSVHERRAMLAESLQFARTHLLR; encoded by the coding sequence GTGCGCCCAGCCATCAAGGTCGGTCTGTCGACGGCCTCGGTCTACCCGTTGAGGACCGAGGCCGCTTTCGAGTACGCCGCACAACTTGGCTACGACGGGGTCGAGCTGATGGTATGGGGCGAATCGGTCAGCCAGGACATCGACGCGGTGGAGAAGCTGGCGCATCGCTACCGCGTGCCGGTGCTTTCGGTGCACGCACCCTGTTTGCTGATCTCGCAGCGGGTTTGGGGCGCCAACCCGATCCCGAAGCTGGAGCGCAGCGTGCGGGCCGCCGAACAGCTTGGGGCGCAAACCGTCGTCGTGCATCCGCCGTTTCGCTGGCAGCGGCGCTACGCCGAGGGATTCCGGGAGCAGATCGCCGAGCTTGAGGCATCCAGCGAGGTGATGGTGGCCGTGGAGAACATGTTCCCGTTTCGCGCGGACCGGTTCTTTCGCGCCGAGCAGTCGCTGCAACGGATGCGCAAGCGCGGCGGCGGCCCGGGTCCGGCGATTTCGGCGTTCGCGCCGTCGTATGACCCGTTGGACGGCAACCATGCTCACTACACCCTCGATCTTTCGCACACCGCGACGGCGCACACCGACGCGCTGGACATGGCGCGGCGGATGGGTTCGGGTCTGGTGCATTTGCACCTGTGCGACGGCAACGGGCTGCCGGTCGACGAGCATCTGGTACCCGGACGGGGCTCGCAACCCACGGTCGAGGTGTGCCAGATGCTGGCCGGCGGCGACTTCGCCGGCCACGTCATCCTGGAGGTGTCGACCTCGAGCGCGCGGTCGGTGCACGAGCGCCGGGCCATGCTGGCCGAGTCGCTACAGTTCGCCCGAACCCATTTGTTGCGTTGA
- a CDS encoding FadR/GntR family transcriptional regulator, protein MNQSSPFSPPDRQRVDEQIATSIADAILDGAFPPGSTLPPERELAEQFRVNRTSLRQGLARLQHMGLIEARHGSGNVVRDPTGLTHPAVVEALVRKLGPDFLVEILELRAAFGAFIGRLAAERANPDDVRSLHAALATVQEADTAQARQEADLAFFRVLVHATRNRALGLLYRWVEQAFGGREHELTGAYHDGGTVLAELRAITEAVGARDATAAATSVEAYLQSSALRMVESYKVTYRDAET, encoded by the coding sequence ATGAACCAGTCAAGCCCGTTTTCGCCACCGGACCGTCAGCGCGTCGACGAACAGATCGCCACGTCGATCGCCGACGCCATCCTCGACGGGGCGTTTCCGCCCGGCTCGACGCTGCCGCCGGAGCGCGAGCTTGCCGAGCAATTCCGCGTCAACCGCACCTCGCTGCGCCAGGGATTGGCGCGGCTGCAGCACATGGGCCTGATCGAAGCCCGGCACGGCAGCGGCAACGTGGTCCGCGACCCCACCGGTCTCACCCACCCGGCGGTCGTGGAGGCGCTGGTGCGCAAGCTGGGACCGGACTTCTTGGTGGAGATCCTCGAACTGCGGGCGGCGTTCGGCGCGTTCATCGGCCGGCTCGCCGCCGAGCGCGCCAACCCCGACGACGTGAGGTCGCTACACGCCGCGCTGGCGACCGTGCAAGAGGCCGACACCGCGCAGGCGCGCCAGGAGGCCGACCTCGCCTTCTTCCGCGTGCTCGTCCACGCCACCCGCAACCGCGCGCTGGGGCTGCTGTACCGCTGGGTGGAGCAGGCCTTCGGCGGCCGGGAGCACGAGCTCACCGGGGCCTACCACGACGGCGGCACGGTCCTGGCCGAGCTGCGGGCCATTACCGAGGCGGTGGGGGCGCGGGATGCGACGGCCGCCGCTACCAGCGTCGAGGCCTACCTGCAGTCGAGCGCCCTGCGCATGGTGGAGTCCTACAAGGTTACGTACCGTGACGCGGAGACCTAG